The Candidatus Latescibacterota bacterium DNA window CAAGGAGCGAGTGAGGCAGGCCTACCTTCTGAACGGATTCGATCTATCAGACGATATCGATGCCGACAGAAATTATATCAGGGTCCGTTCACAGCTATGGGCCAGCTGGGCGCCTCGCGATGGCTGGAAGATCCATGCCGGGCTTAACAACGAACACAGGCACTGGTTCAAGTCGGAAAAAGGGCTCCAGGACGAGGACTTCGAGATCGATGAGCTGATAGTCGAGAACTTCTATCTGTCTGCCGAAAAGATCGGTGGTTCTCCCTTCAGCATAGTGGTGGGAAGGCAGGATATCGCGTACGGTGAAGGTTTTCTGATGATGGACGGCGGCCCTCTCGATGGTTCACGGACCAGGTATTTTGATGCTGTGAGAGTAAAAGCGGAAAGAGGCCCCAGATCTATAGAGGCTCATTTTATCACCGATTCTTTCTGGGACAAACATATGCCGGTCGTAAATCCGCTCTACAAGAAACTTATCGAATATAACGAAACGGGTGCGGGAGTCTATTACATAGACGAATCGTTAGAAGGGAATAAGCTGGAAGGCTACTACTTCTATAAGAATGAAAAAGATGAGGATGATCTGATCCCCGAAAGTGATATCCATACTTTCGGAAGCAGGGTGACTGGGAAATATGGCGATCATCTGGATTACGCGGCCGAACTGGCTTATCAGGTGGGGGACAGGGGTGAGTCGGCGCGCAAGGGCCTCGGAGGGATCGCCAGCGCCACCTGGTCGTTCGATGTAAGGATGGACCCATCGGTGAAGGCGGGGTTCGTATATATGTCGGGAGACGATCCGTCGACCGATGATTTCGAGGGCTGGAACCCCCTTTACAGCAGATTCCCAAAATGGAGCGAGATGTATATCTACACTCTTGCCGCCACAGAGAGAGGCGCGGCTTACTGGGAAAATCTCATCATCTATCACCTGAATTTTGTGATAAAACCAGTCGATGATATCACTGTCGAGACCATATTCTGTCTTCTGATGGCGCCGCAGGGAGATCTGGCTACCGATCCGGGACTCCTTACCCCAGACCCGATATTTGGAACGGGAGATAGCAGGGGTGTCGTATCGAAGGTGAAGTTGAGTTGGAGATTAAAGAAATGTTTATCCGGGCATCTGCTGTGGGAGAGGTTTGTTCCTGGCGATTACTATTTCGACGGCGCAGACACAGCGCATTTCCTCAGGTGCGAGTTGATGTTCGAATATTGAGGTAAACAGGGCAGGAGACCGGAAGTCTGAAGAAAGGTGGTTGAGAATGGGTCCTTTTAATATGCCGTGGCTGACATTTTCGGCATTCATAGTCATCGATATAAGCATCCTTGCCGCAATCATCTGGGCGGTATGGGATATCATGAAGGATCCTGAAAAGGGCGGGGAGAATGGGGAGGGACGACGATGAGTCTGCTGGCAGCCTGTATAGTGGTATTGATACTTTATGTCGGAGTCCTGGTCGGAATCGGGGTCTGGAGCAGTCGGAAGACTGCCACGGCGGAAGATTTCATTATCGGCGGGAGGAAGGTCGGGCCATGGGTGACCGCCCTTTCATTCATAGCAGTTTATTTCAGTTCGGTGCTGATCATCGGTGGCGGTGCGTTCGGATACAAGTTCGGAATGGGAACGGTCTGGATAGGCGCGATAAACGTCCTCGTCGGATGCACACTATGCTGGATAGTCCTCGGTCGCCGGGTCAGGCGCTTCACAGAGAGGATGGGCGTCAACACCATCTCCGGCTTCTTTTCGAAAAGATATAATTCGCCCGAGGCCGGAGTATTCTCGGCTCTCATCATCTTTATCTTTCTTATCATCTATAATGTCAGTGTCGTCAAGGGTATGGCTCATTCATTCGAAGTCCTGATGGGGCTTCCCTACTGGGGCGGAGTACTCATCTCAGGGATCGTCATCATCTTCTATGTTGTGCTGGGTGGATACCAGGCGGTCGTCTGGACCGGATTGATCCAGGCCTGGGTGATGATATTCAGCCTTCTCTTACTGACATTTCGGACCCTGAACGCTGTTGGAGGCCTGAGCGAAGGAATGCGAAGACTGGCCGAGATCGGTCCGGGGTATGTAAATACTCCCGGTGAATGGGGATGGGCGGGGTTGATCAGTTTCTGCCTCGTAGTCAGTCTCGGAGTATGGGGTATGCCACAGTTGCTAATCAGGTTCTACTCGATCAAGGACGCGAAGACATTCCGGCTCGGGACCGTGATAGTCACCGTAGGCGCTGCGATCGCTGTTCTTCCATATCTTAACGGCGCACTTTCGAGGTTGCTCATTCCCGACCTTCAGAATGCCGACCTTGCGATTCCCTCTCTGTCCCGGATCGTCCTTTCTCCCTGGGGAGCGGCTATACTTCTTGCCGGGGTAGTGGCGGCCGGGATGTCGACATTCGCAGGGGTCCTCATAATCATATCGAGTTCCCTTGTGCGGGACGTCTATATCAACGGGATGAAGAAGGTGATGACCGGTAAGCAGGAGATCCTTGCAAACAGGGTCATAAGTGGTGCGGTTGGTGTCATAGCCCTCCTGATAGCTCTGAAGCCGCCAGCCCTGATCCTTGTCCTCACCGGATTTTCATGGGCCGTCATCGCTTCGACCAACCTGTGGCCTCTTCTCCTGGGTCTGTACTGGAAGGGAGCCAGCAGGGCCGGAGCCTTCGCATCGATGCTGGCCGGCACGGCTACAGCCATTATCTGGACCTGGCTGGGCAAGCCTTTCGGGATCCACGGGTTTATCACGGGGACAGCCGTATCATTGATAGTCATCGTAGTGGTCAGCCTTGTGAAGAGGGCTTCATACCCTGAGGGCCATATAGAGGAGATATACGGGGACTAGGATATACGTTCCGAACCATATCGACAGGATTGAAAAAACAGATCCACTCTCGAAGGATTGACAGAAATAATTTTCTGGATTTCTGAACGCACGTACTATAGATTGTAGCACTATGGAAAAATTTCTTACGTGGGTTGAAAAAACAGGAAACAAATTACCGCATCCTTTCTGGATGTTCGTCTATATGGGTGTCCTGGTCCTGGTCCTGTCACTTATACTGGGGCTAATGGGTGTCTCTGTGGTCCACCCCGTGACCAATGAGACCATAATAGCGAAAAATCTGATATCTGAACATGGCCTTCAGATGTTTGTTCTCGAGATGGTTACGAATTTCTCTCACTTTGCTCCACTCGGCCTTGTCCTGGTGATGTTGATGGGTGTCTCTCTGTCACTTCATTCCGGGCTCATGGAAACGGCGCTGGCCCGAATGACGCGGGTCCCTGAATTTCTCATATTGCCTATGATCGTGGTCACAGGGATTATGGGCAACCTAGGCTCTGACGCAGGGATCGTCGTGGTGCCTCCACTTGCCGCTGTGGCTTTCAAAAAGATGGGAAAGAGCCCTTTGGCCGGGATCATTCTTGCCTACGCCTCCTGTACGGCAGGTTTCACAGCCACATTGATTCCCAGAGGTACAGATGTGCTGATGGCCGGCTTTACCAACTCGGCACTCGATGATCCGAACATGCACGTGGGTGCCTCGGCAAACCTGTATTTCATGATCGCCTCTGTTTTTGTTCTTGCGGGAGTAATGACCTGGGTCGCCAAACGATTTACACTTCCAGTCTGTGATGTCGTTACTGAGGATTCAGTTATCGACAATGCTGAGCCAGGGGAAAAAGAAAAAAAGGGAATGAAGTGGGCGATGGTAGCGTTGGCTCTTTATCTGGTGCTTGCCTTCATGACAGTGCTGCCTGAAAATGGGCCTCTTCGCTACGATATTTCCAGGATCCAGACAGTGAACTTCGAGAAAATGCCTGAGAATGGGGAAGTTCAGAAATTGTCCGGTAAAACGGCTTATGTTCTCGATGGGGAAACGAAAAAATTTGCCGTTGTTCAGGGCGACCAGAAACTATTCCTGGCTGATTCAGACCTGAACAATAAAAGAGAGGGTGCAAAGGTTCGCATCTATCTTCCGGAAGGTGAGACGGCCCTGTCCAGTGTTTGCTATATAGAGATCATGCCCCCCGTGATGCGAGGCCCGTTCTTCAAGGGACTCGTGGTAATTCTCTTCTTCTTCTTTGCTGTTCCCGGCGTGGTCTATGGTGTGATAGTCGGTAAGATCAAGAGCCTTTCCGATATTCCATCCATGATGGTTAAGAGTGTAAAAGGTATATCCGGTCTTGTCGTCCTGGTATTGGTCATCTCTCAGTTCGTGGCATTCTTTCAATGGTCCAATCTCGACCAGCTGATAGCGATCTCTGGAGCCAATCTACTCAACAAACTGGCATTTCAGGGCCCCATATTGTTCATTGTCACTATCCTGATAGTCATGGTCATGAATCTTTTCCTCGGGTCCAGTTCAGCAAAATGGGCGATGCTGGCCCCTATCCTTGTTCCCATGTTTCTGTTGCTGAAGACTTCGGTCTCACCGGCGCTCACCCAGCTCATATACAGGATCGGGGACTCTACCACGAACGGTATCTCCCCTCTTTATCCTTATTTCCCGCTTGCTCTCGGCTGGGTAAAGGAATACAGGAAAGACGCCGGTATCGGAACATTGATACGGCTTCTCATGCCCTACGCTATATTCACCGGGATCGCGTGGGTCGCGTTACTGCTCCTCTGGTACTTCCTGGGCATACCTATCGGCCCCGGAGAACCAATCAGGTAAGTCAGTCATCTCGCGGAGAATCCTTCAATCTATCAGGTATACTGCGGAAATATTCGACAAGTATTGTCGGGATCCTTTTCATGGATGCGAGCAATTCCTCTTTCGGCTTCTCTCTCAATATCAGGATTTTTTCTCCTGCTCCCCTGCACCATGCGATGAGGACCAGTGACGCGAATGGGATCAGCAGGAGTTCAAGGGGCAACCTGTATCTCAGGTCGAATTCGGTGAGCAGGATCGCCATCAGGATATAGCCGGCTGTAGATATTACCGGGATGAGATCTTTTCGCCTCGTCCGCGTTATCAGACCGAGCATGCCAAGCAGCATTATCGCTGTATATGAATATGCTGCCGAATACCTCATGTTCTGCCTTGCTTGATCGATCCCGACGATATCTCCCTTCCAGCCCTTTGTGAAGACGCGAGTGACCCCGTCGTACAGGTCGTCGACGATCTCCCAACCTGTCTCATCATAATAAAATTTATCCGTGTTAAGGGCGTAACCAGCGCTTCTGTAGAGAGGGATGGGTTTTCCGACTACCAGAGAGTTACGGATCGCCCATGGCAGTAGAAGTAATATCAACACGACGACAAATGTGAACCTTTTTTTGATAGTGACGAGTATGCCCGGTGCCAGGTACAGAAGAATGGGGTGAATGAGTGCCGCGATGGACAGGGTTATTGCTGCCCAGACAGCTTTTTTTCTGGAAGCCGGCATTGTGACAAGGATGGCAAAAAGAACAGCGGTCATGAGGAGGCCCGGTGAATCGGGGAATGTCTTCATATTGTAAAGGATGAAAGGAGTGTACACAGAACTTATTGCTGCTGCGATAAGACCGTTCGCCTTGCCTCCGAGGGCCCGGCCGATGACGAAGAGGGGAAAGACAACCAGTGCGGACAATATCCCCTGGACGATCGATACGGCTGTCATATTGCCGCTGCCGAAGACTGCATAAATGAATCTGAGGAAAAGTATATAGAGCGGAGGCTGGTAACTTTTAAATCCACCTTCGAGCGCGACGCTGCTGAGTCTTCCTGAATCGTCGGGAAAAGGTATGATCTCATAGTTGAGAGCAAAGAAGGTATGAACCGTCACAGACAGCGCGAAAAGAACGATCAATGTCAGCAATACTCTGGCACCGGGCCAGAACGGGAATCCTTTATCGGTTGTCGCAGTGTCGATATTCATTCCCTTGTCCACTTCCGGTTTCATTTGTCCTTACGCCTCGTTCTCTGATCCGGTCGCGGCGATTGTTCCGTCAGTCGTCTCTGCTTCATTCCGCTTGAAGAGGTCGGTAATCAGGATCGCAGCGAAAATGATCAGCATCGGTTCGATCATCAATCTGTACCTCACCTTGAAGATCGCAAGGATAGTTATGAAGACCACATAGCTGATCGTCATTCGGAATATGATAGAGTTACGGCTGTCTCTGAGTCTCAGCATACCGATCAGTCCCGCGATCATCACTGGCAGCCAGGCATATTCGATGATCTTGTGTACGTTCCTGTTCTCGGGGACAAGTCTGACCATGACGAAGCTATCCCATCCCCGGGTCACGAAAACAGCTGCCTTGTTGTAGACTATATCAAGTGTTTCCCACTTGTTCTTCTTGATGAAATCCGCTGCTCCGCGGAGATACCGTCCGCTGGACAGGTCCCTGCTTCCGAGTTTAGTCTGCCGCATCTCGTAGCTTCGCACCCCTGTCGCTTTCTCATTGTACGATTTGTACAGAGCGAGCGCTGCTCTGTTTGACACCTTGCCGGTCGCGAGTCCGACGACCATGAGCGGCAGTACGACGATTGCTGTCGCGGTGACGAACAGAAGTTTCTTCTTTACTCCTGTGAAGATTCCTGGCCAGAAATACAGGAACGGAGGCCTGAACGCGCATCCCGCGAACAGGATCAGGGCAGCGGCGACCGATCTTTTCCTCCCGGAGGAGGGATGGACCAATGCTGCCATCAGCAGAACGACGAACAACAGGCTGACAGATTCGGTCAGGGTGGTAAGGTTGTAGATGATAAAGTTCGGATAGATCGCGGCAATCGCGGCGGCGACTATGCCGGTTGCCCTGTCCCTGACGCGAGCTGTGACATAATAGATCCCGAAGACGGTCAGAGTGCTGAGAAGTGCCTGTATTAAGAAGATTGCTTTATAGTTCGACTTGCCAAAAATCCCGTACACTGTCTTCAGGAAAAGTGGATACCCTGGCGGGGGAGATACCCGCGGAGTCTCGAGGGATGTGGCGTGAGCCTTTTTCTTTGTGGAGCCGCGCGCACTTCTTTTTGCCATTGCTTTCTTGTCATATAATCTTTGTCTCGTCGCTGACTGTGTTTCGATATTCACTGCCGGGGCGTCGTCTCCGAGGGCGATCCTGTTGTATGTGGCCATATCGCTGTAATCGGGGACTGTATCACAGTCAAGCGCCGTATAGACACGTATTGCTGCCGCGGCAAGGATTGTTATGATGAGAATGGTCTTCCAGGGTCGCATCGTCCATTCCAACAGGATTGGTGTCCAGAAGGTTCCCGCCGATCAAAGTACTCGGACAGGGCGGTTCCGATAGCAGGAAATCTAAAGGAAATCGGAGGCTGTGTCAACCAGGGTACAGGATTTGATGACCTGATGGCTGTGGATCTTCAGAGCTTGTAAAAAAGGCCCCTCCATGAGTGAGGGGCCTTTCTCCGCAGGCTTCCGTTGCTGCTCAGCACGGAACCCGAGTAGCGCAGATGATCCTGCTGCCAAACTATGTATATCCAGAGCCTAACTTCTGTCAGGATCTTTCGGCGTCGAAGGATATTTTTTCGCCGGAGGATCCTTCTTTATCTGTTCCATCAGATATTCAACGGCCTTTTCGAGCTGCGGGTCGTGGCCGTCGACCACAAGGTCGGGCCGGTTGTCGACTTCGATGTCGGGAGCGACACCGATCCTCTCCACATCCCATTCACCGTCCATGTTGATGAATCCGATCGAGGGCATCGAGATAAATCCGCCGTCGAGTAGCGGGATGCCCCGGTCATATCCGACAAGGCCGCCCCAGGTCTTCATTCCAACGAGGGGACCGAGGCCCGCCTGTTTGAAATAGTAGGGGAAGGCATCTCCGCCGGAACCTGCGTATCCATTGATGATACATGCCAGATGACCCTTGACCGCAGTCACGGGAATTTCCATGGGTTTGCGATCGCGGCGCTTGAATGTGTTCGTCATCTTCTGTCCGAGCTTGTTGATGAAATAGTTCGGTATCCAGCCGCCACTGTTGTAGCGTACATCGACGACTATCCCGTCCATGCCGGCCTGCGGGAAGAAGTATTTGCCGAACTCCATCAGGCCCTGGACATTGGTGTCGGGTACGTGGAGATAGCCGATCTTTCCGCCGCTTGCCTTGAGGACCTTCTGCCTGTTCGACTCTATCCAGTCAGCGTAGCGCAGATTGGTGTCGTTGCGCAGAGGCTCGATAGTATATTCTTTCGCGTCCTCATCCGATGCGTTCTTGCCGACCTTGATCACGATCTGGTGGCCGGCGGTATTCTCAAGCAACTCGTGGACGTTTGTCGGGTAGACAAGTTCCCTGCCATTGATCTCGAGCAGGTAATCGCCCTCTGCCACATTGATCCCGGCCTGGGCCAGAGGTGCCAGGAACCGGCCGTCCCAGTTCCTTCCTGTATAGATCTTCGAGAACTTGTAGAGCCCTGTCTTCTTGTCGATCTCGAAGTCACAACCGAGATATCCACCGCCAATGAGCGGACTTCTCGGCCCGGGAGCCCTTCCGCCGCCTATGTAGGCGTGACCTACGTTCAGCTCACCCTGGAGCTCGCCGAGAACATAGTTGAGGTCGCCCCTGCTTGTAAGGTAGGGCAGGAAGACTTCATAACGTTTTTTGATCTTTTTCCAGTTGACTCCATGCATGTTTTCCACATAGAAGAAGTCGCGTTCGAGTCTCCAGGCTTCATAGAAGATCTGGCGCCATTCGGCAGCCGGATCGGTCTTCATCTGAAGATTCGTGCTTATACTTTCGTCGCCTATCTTCTTGCCTGCGGCAACGTCTATGATGCCGAAACTTCCGCCGGGACCAGCATAGAGTATCTTGTTTCCCGAGGAAGATATCGCCCATCCGTTGATTCCGGAGATAATCGTCTTTTCCTCGCGCTCTTTCAGGTCGAAGTATTTCAGTGCTCCACCGTTGGCGCCTGCGTCGGTAAAGGAGATCACTCCAGCGTTCGGAGGGAACTCTCCGTAGATGACCTTGCCGGAGATGGCAGTAAGGCCACCGAAATTACCTGATCCGATCGGAAGGGATATGGCTCGGGATTCGAGCCCTGCGATATCGATTTCGAGTTCTTTATCCTCTTTCTCTTCTTCGTCTTTTTTCTCGTCATCCTTGTCGTCTTCTTTGTCCGCTTTGTCTTTGTCTCCATCTTCCTTTTCGTCTTCCTTCACTTCGATCTCGTCACTCTCCGGGGCGAGAGGAGAGGGAGTGTCGGCCTTCAGGGTTGTGACGCAGACCGTGGTCGGTGAGACGAATTCCCATCCCATTTCGAAATTCCTGAACCTGATGTTGATTGTACGGTCGGTGAGGAAATAGAGATATTTCCCATCAGGATCGAATGATGGTGAATAATCGTTGTACAGGTCGCTCGTAGCCTGGAACTTCTCGTCTTTCGTCAGGCTGTAGAGATATACCGACGAGAAGTTGTTGTCGCCGATCTTCGAGTAGGTGATCCACTTGCTGTCGGCTGACCATGAGAAATCTCGCAGGTCACCGTACTCGTTCCGGTCGATCTTCGTGATCTTTTTTGATTCGACATCGAGGCAGTAGAGCCAGCTAAGTTGATCGAAGAAGGCTATATGCTTACTGTCAGGAGACCAGAGCATGCCCAGGGGGTAGTTCTCTCCGATTTTGGTGATCTGTTCTTCTTTGCCTGTCCCGTCAGGTTTTGTCAGATAGAGTTCGTATTCTCCGGTCCGGTCGGAGAAGTAGGCGACCCAATTGCCGTCCGGTGAAAACGCGGGGCTGCGTTCGCGGATTCCCGGAGTCTTTGTAAGATTGCGTACTTCTCCTTTTTTGGCCGGAACCGTAAAGATATCACCCCTGGCGCCGAACATGGCGCGCTTGCCCGATGAGGAGAGATCGAAACTGTTGATGAGGTTCCCAGCGTTTATATAGGCTTCCCTCTTCAGGTTGTGTTCGGAGGGGACGTTAATATTGAGCCTGGCCGTTTTTTCGGTCTTAAGGTCGAGTACATATAGATAACCGGCGTTCTCGTAAATAATGCGGTCGTCGCCAAGGCTCGGCCATTTGACGTCGTATTCGTCGTGGTCGGTGATCTTGCGTATCTGTTTCGTGTCAAGGTCGTAGCAGAAGATATTCATTGTGTGGTCGCGGTCCGATATGAAGTAAATAGTGTTTCCGTACCACATCGGGAAGGCGTCTGTGCCTTCGTATTCGGTGAGTTTTTCGGCCTTGTTCTTTTTAAAGTCGTATGTCCATATATTCTGTTCCATACCGCCACGGTATCGTTTCCATGTGCGGAACTCGCGGGACATCCGGTTGTAAGCGATCTTCTTGCCGTCAGGGGAGTAGCTGGTAAGCTGTCCCTCGAAGAGAGGCAGGACTTCCGGGTAGCCGCCCTTTGAGTCTATCGTATAGAGCCTGGCGTATCTTGGGCCCGGATTGGTCTTGGTGTCCTTGTTGCTTCTGAAAAGGACCTTTTTCCCTGAAGGATGCCAGTCGAGGACCATGTCAGCCTTGGGATGCCAGGTCAGTCGCTTCGGGACACCGCCGGCTGCGGGAATAGTATATACATCGAAGTTGCCGTCGTAACTGGCAGAAAAAGCCACGGTCTTCCCGTCAGGCGAGAATTTAGCGTATGCCTCTCCACCGATATGCGTAGTCAGGCGGGTGGCCGTCCCTCCGCTGGTGGGGGCTGTCCAGAGGTCTCCTGCATATGAGAAGACGATCATGTCCCCGTAAATGTCGGGGCGACGCATCAGACGGCTTTCGTCAGCCGCAAAGACAGTGTTTGCAACGAGTAAAAACGAAAGTGTCAGAGCGATAAGTACTCTTTTACCCATTTAAGAACTCCTTTCAGGGGTTTCAGCTAGCGTATTCTGAAAACAATGATTCGGTTGTATCCGTAGTAAGTAATACTGATTAAGGAGGAAATAGTTTCAATTATTCAGGATTGATTCACGATTTTATTAACAAATCCCTCAAATCCAGGGATACCCATCCCTTTCGACACAGATCCTGCCGCTGCTGCCCTGATAAAGTTCGATCTGAGCTTCAAGGACCTCACCACCATTATTGTAGAGTTCATCGAATACTATAGTGTAAGTGCCCGGAGTGAGACCCGATATCTCGATCATGACATCATAGAGACAGAGGCAGTCGCACGGTTGGGAATCAGGGCCTTCTTTTTCCTGGATCGTGATACTGTCTCCTTCGATGACTATATCGACTTCGATCGTCCCCGGACAGCAGTTGAGCGTCAGGTTAGAATGAGTGATCTGCAGGGTTCCTGAAGTATCGTATAGATACTCGAAACAGTCTTCCGCTGCCACGGGGGAAGTGATCGGAGTTTCGCCGGAATTGCCGGAGGCCTCTCTCAGGGCAGTCGATCCCTTGCACCCGGACGCGTGTGACAGGGTCCAGGAAGGTTCCTCTATCCACGATCCCGCCCTCTGGTCATCTCCGCATCCTGTCATGGGAACCGTAACAAGCGAGACAAGCGTGAGGCATAGGGCCATGGAGATCATCCTGTGCGCTAAGAATGGGAACTTGTGAAAATTCATCGTAATCCCCCTTGATTGTTTATTTGATATCACTCCCTGTAAAAAGATAGTCGATTTTATCGGTGCAGTCAATACGACTCGGCAGTAAAAGTTTTGATATCCAACCCCCGTTGCGATAGAGTAAGTCCCGGCTGATAACGAAAGAGGTGTTTAAGATGAAAAGTAGAAATAAGAAGGGGCTGATCGCTCTGACGGTGATAGCCGTTCTGATAATCGCGGTCAGCGTCACACTGCGCATGATGCTTTCCAGGGACAGGCTTGTCGCCCTTATTGTGCCTCGTATCGAGGAGGCTGTCGATGCGAGCATCAGCATAGGAGATATAGGAATCAGATTTCCATTCGGTTTCGGAGTGAATGTATCTGACCTGTCGTTTGAAAAGACTCTTCCTGGTTCCGGAGATCTCAGCGTCAATGCGGCGAGGACGTCGGTAAATGTCTCGTTGATGAGTCTCGTAAGGAAACGCCCGAATATAGAAAAGGTAGATGTCGAGGATGCCGTGATCGTGTTCTCGGGAACCGGGACAGATCCGGGTATCGAGCTTCATGGCGTCAGGGGTAGTTTCTCCATGCAGCCTCGAGACAGTCTGAATGTCATCAATGTAGATCTGAAGATCGGAAAAGTGACCGTCAAAGGAATCGGGGAAGATGGGGAATTCAGGATCGAGGATGTCGGGATCAAGGCAGGCATTGTGGCTCCACCCGATTTTAATTCGATAGATCTGACAGAATCTGTCATAAAGATCGGTGATAATATCAGCGCTGACCTGACAGCTGAGATAGAAGACCTGTCGGGCCAGGGACTGTTTTCATTCAGCTTGTCCGGCAGAGAGATGGATCTGCCAGCATTGATCGAGTGGGCACTCGGAACAGGAGTCCTGGAACAGGCAGGACCTGCGGGGAGAGGAATATCGATCGACACATTGCCGGTCAAGATCTCTTCCGGCACATTGGCGGTGTCGGCTGGGGGCAGTGGTTCACTTCAGAATGCTTCTGTCGCTGCGCTGAAAGGGAGCGCCGTCTTAAAGGGTCTTGCGGGGACTCACGTCGCGACGGGCCTGCCATTCAGTGTAGATGGGGAGGTAAGTTTCGCCGGAGATGAAGTGTGGGGCGATGACCTTACCCTGAAGTCAGGAAATTCCAGCATAATAAATAAGCTGAAGGTGAAGCTAGGGACTGACATGAAGCCTGTAAAGGCAGAAATCGTTTCGGAGTATATTCTCGATCTCGGCGAACTGGCTGCCGCTGTCCCGGGGGACGGTGGTATTGAGATGGCTGGAACGGCAGAAGGAAAAATCGTACTTGGCGGGAAAACTTCTACGCTGAATAATCTGTTCCCTGGCGGCCCGGGCAGACTGGACGCATCGATGATAAGAAGAGCGTGGAAAGATGTCGGCCTGGATGGACAGCTTGCTCTGAAGGGAGGCGCTATCAGGATAGAGGGCGAGGAGCTCGATCTGTCCGGAATCGGGATAGAGTGCGGGATCAGGGGGGGCAGCATCGAATCGGTGAAAGGCGCATGGATGATCGATGGAAAGGCCTGGTCTGTCAATGGATCGATGCAGGACATCTTCCCATGTCTGTCGGAGATGATGCTTCTTGCTATGGTGGCTGAGGGTAGTGGAGATGAGGATACCGCGAGTAAAGGAGCCTCCGGGGAAATCGGGTCGACGGGCGTTTTGCTGGATTCGATTCATAACAGACCTGCTGTAACCCTGGAACTGAACGGGCAATGTTTTGACGCCAGGCCGTTTCAGACGAAAGAAAAACAGGCTGTGGACACTCGAAAAGAGGCCGATGCTGGCGGGACGACAGGAGACCGCGGGGCATCGTCAGGGGAAAACAGTCTTTCGGGCGCCGCACCCTTTTTGTTGAACACTCATTTTTCTGCCACGCTTGATACATTGATAACAGAAAAGGCTGTTTTTACTTCAATCAGAACAGAGGGCAATATAGATAACGGAAGGATTCACGCGAATTCGATCGACTTGAAGTATGCCGGAGGTAGTGGGGCAGGTAAGGCTGATATCGATCTCAGGAGTGCCCCTTGCGTAAGCTCGGATTTCGACATTGATTTCAAGGAGATACAGGCAGACAGGGCACTGATGGGAATCCACAATATGGGCTCCCTGGTCAAGGGCGTATTTTCTTTTAAGGCTGCGGGTGATCTGTTGTCGGGGCCTGGAATCGATCCTGTGAAATATATTACGGTCTCTGGAGACGCTTCTTCGACGAGTGGGATGGTCGACCTGACGTCGTTTATCGCTCCACTCTCTGGTGTGGCGGCT harbors:
- a CDS encoding glycosyltransferase family 39 protein, with the translated sequence MKPEVDKGMNIDTATTDKGFPFWPGARVLLTLIVLFALSVTVHTFFALNYEIIPFPDDSGRLSSVALEGGFKSYQPPLYILFLRFIYAVFGSGNMTAVSIVQGILSALVVFPLFVIGRALGGKANGLIAAAISSVYTPFILYNMKTFPDSPGLLMTAVLFAILVTMPASRKKAVWAAITLSIAALIHPILLYLAPGILVTIKKRFTFVVVLILLLLPWAIRNSLVVGKPIPLYRSAGYALNTDKFYYDETGWEIVDDLYDGVTRVFTKGWKGDIVGIDQARQNMRYSAAYSYTAIMLLGMLGLITRTRRKDLIPVISTAGYILMAILLTEFDLRYRLPLELLLIPFASLVLIAWCRGAGEKILILREKPKEELLASMKRIPTILVEYFRSIPDRLKDSPRDD
- a CDS encoding AbgT family transporter, with the protein product MEKFLTWVEKTGNKLPHPFWMFVYMGVLVLVLSLILGLMGVSVVHPVTNETIIAKNLISEHGLQMFVLEMVTNFSHFAPLGLVLVMLMGVSLSLHSGLMETALARMTRVPEFLILPMIVVTGIMGNLGSDAGIVVVPPLAAVAFKKMGKSPLAGIILAYASCTAGFTATLIPRGTDVLMAGFTNSALDDPNMHVGASANLYFMIASVFVLAGVMTWVAKRFTLPVCDVVTEDSVIDNAEPGEKEKKGMKWAMVALALYLVLAFMTVLPENGPLRYDISRIQTVNFEKMPENGEVQKLSGKTAYVLDGETKKFAVVQGDQKLFLADSDLNNKREGAKVRIYLPEGETALSSVCYIEIMPPVMRGPFFKGLVVILFFFFAVPGVVYGVIVGKIKSLSDIPSMMVKSVKGISGLVVLVLVISQFVAFFQWSNLDQLIAISGANLLNKLAFQGPILFIVTILIVMVMNLFLGSSSAKWAMLAPILVPMFLLLKTSVSPALTQLIYRIGDSTTNGISPLYPYFPLALGWVKEYRKDAGIGTLIRLLMPYAIFTGIAWVALLLLWYFLGIPIGPGEPIR
- a CDS encoding sodium/proline symporter, producing the protein MSLLAACIVVLILYVGVLVGIGVWSSRKTATAEDFIIGGRKVGPWVTALSFIAVYFSSVLIIGGGAFGYKFGMGTVWIGAINVLVGCTLCWIVLGRRVRRFTERMGVNTISGFFSKRYNSPEAGVFSALIIFIFLIIYNVSVVKGMAHSFEVLMGLPYWGGVLISGIVIIFYVVLGGYQAVVWTGLIQAWVMIFSLLLLTFRTLNAVGGLSEGMRRLAEIGPGYVNTPGEWGWAGLISFCLVVSLGVWGMPQLLIRFYSIKDAKTFRLGTVIVTVGAAIAVLPYLNGALSRLLIPDLQNADLAIPSLSRIVLSPWGAAILLAGVVAAGMSTFAGVLIIISSSLVRDVYINGMKKVMTGKQEILANRVISGAVGVIALLIALKPPALILVLTGFSWAVIASTNLWPLLLGLYWKGASRAGAFASMLAGTATAIIWTWLGKPFGIHGFITGTAVSLIVIVVVSLVKRASYPEGHIEEIYGD
- a CDS encoding alginate export family protein; translated protein: MKASESRSGVGSAPHGASKWYLVLAIVAILQSTFPSGSMADEGSAFKWGFKERVRQAYLLNGFDLSDDIDADRNYIRVRSQLWASWAPRDGWKIHAGLNNEHRHWFKSEKGLQDEDFEIDELIVENFYLSAEKIGGSPFSIVVGRQDIAYGEGFLMMDGGPLDGSRTRYFDAVRVKAERGPRSIEAHFITDSFWDKHMPVVNPLYKKLIEYNETGAGVYYIDESLEGNKLEGYYFYKNEKDEDDLIPESDIHTFGSRVTGKYGDHLDYAAELAYQVGDRGESARKGLGGIASATWSFDVRMDPSVKAGFVYMSGDDPSTDDFEGWNPLYSRFPKWSEMYIYTLAATERGAAYWENLIIYHLNFVIKPVDDITVETIFCLLMAPQGDLATDPGLLTPDPIFGTGDSRGVVSKVKLSWRLKKCLSGHLLWERFVPGDYYFDGADTAHFLRCELMFEY